Genomic window (Candidatus Desulfarcum epimagneticum):
GGGGCCGGAGTCAGAATGGTCAGGGAATGCTCAAGGGCTTGACATATGAGCATTCGGTCAAAGGGATATTTATGCAGGGCGGGGAGTTTGCATAGATGAAGCGTGTCTTTCTCAGATAGATTCAAAGAGGCGATCAGGTGTCTTTTTCGTTCTTTTGGGATAAATCGTTCAGGAGGAAGAGGAAGCTTCCCCAACTGGCTCTTCACATTGATTTCCCACGCGGACACCACGCTCAGATACACTTCATTTTCGGGATTGACAAACGCTTCAATCGCCGCGGGCGAAAGCGCGTCGCTTCCCTGGGTGATCCAAAGAAAGGCGCATGTGTCGAGAAGAATCCTCACGGGTTTTCGCCGTTGAAAGCGGCGCCGATATCATCGGGAAGAGGGTCGAAAAAAGAGTCGGGTATCTTGAAGCCGGGATACTCTTTTCCGCCCAGCCCGACGGGACGTTTTCGGAGGGGAATCGAGTCGATGGAACTGATCCGGGCGATGGGAACATTTCGCTTGCAGACGGTGATGGTTTGTCCGGCGCTGACCCTTTCCATGCATTTTGAGAAATGCGTTTTTATTTCGCTGATGTTTAAATGTGTCATACCGGTATTATAATCCGGATGGTTTCCCATGTCAATGGCGGCCATGGAAGGGAGTGGGGACGCCGGGCGGCTCAGCTTTTTAAAACCAGGTCAAAGGATTTGACCATCATGGCCGGCTGGTAGGATTTTTTTGCCTTTGCCAGGCCCTCCACGCCCATATCGCTTTCTTTGTTGATATATGTCAGGCCCTTGAAAAGACGGCGGGCGCATTCCCGGTCAAAATGCTGGTAAAGGCCCTTGATCCCCGCGAACGCCTTTTCAAAATGAAGCGCCCCCATCTCCCGGGTGAGGGTCGAGGCGATGCCGAAGGCGCTCACCGTGCGGTCGATGCGGAGCAAAATTCCCCTGAACCCCAGGCGGTCGATGTTCCGCAGGGCGTTTTCGGCGGCCCGGCGCTCGCAGGCCAAATCTTCCCTGGGGTTCACGTCGCAGTCTCGCTCCTCGCACCAGAGGTCCAGAAACTCCAGGCATTCGTCCGCGTTCCCCGGCGTGATGGGCTCTATGAGCGTCCGGTTTTTCGCCTCATGGCTTCGGGAAAACTGGTTGATGAGGTTTCTTTTTTTGGAATGCCGGT
Coding sequences:
- a CDS encoding Antitoxin encodes the protein MAAIDMGNHPDYNTGMTHLNISEIKTHFSKCMERVSAGQTITVCKRNVPIARISSIDSIPLRKRPVGLGGKEYPGFKIPDSFFDPLPDDIGAAFNGENP
- a CDS encoding Twitching motility protein PilT, producing MRILLDTCAFLWITQGSDALSPAAIEAFVNPENEVYLSVVSAWEINVKSQLGKLPLPPERFIPKERKRHLIASLNLSEKDTLHLCKLPALHKYPFDRMLICQALEHSLTILTPAPLIRQYPIRCLWQARG
- a CDS encoding conserved hypothetical protein (Evidence 4 : Unknown function but conserved in other organisms); amino-acid sequence: MKLNPITPRDYPELQKYFENQSHALCAYSLSSALVWKNDFYRPGGAIDGDALVISGEFSDPEKQDYLLLPVSGERRYSPGELRRLARRLDFERFSFAPLEYIDAFGSSEFKRFFDIVERKKYHDYVYRTENLAQLPGNRHSKKRNLINQFSRSHEAKNRTLIEPITPGNADECLEFLDLWCEERDCDVNPREDLACERRAAENALRNIDRLGFRGILLRIDRTVSAFGIASTLTREMGALHFEKAFAGIKGLYQHFDRECARRLFKGLTYINKESDMGVEGLAKAKKSYQPAMMVKSFDLVLKS